A genomic region of Mycobacterium sp. Aquia_213 contains the following coding sequences:
- a CDS encoding secondary thiamine-phosphate synthase enzyme YjbQ has product MLEVDTTSRRIVDLTDAVRRFCFSCGDGLCNVFVPHATAGVAIIETGAGSDDDLLDTLDRLLPRDDRYRHAHGSAGHGADHVLPAIVSPSVTLPVAAGEPQLGTWQSVVLVDLNRDNPRRSVRLSFLEG; this is encoded by the coding sequence GTGCTCGAGGTGGACACCACCAGTCGTCGCATCGTGGATCTGACCGATGCGGTGCGCAGGTTTTGCTTCTCCTGTGGGGATGGCTTGTGCAACGTGTTCGTCCCGCATGCGACGGCTGGGGTGGCGATCATCGAGACCGGCGCCGGTTCCGACGACGACCTGCTCGACACGCTGGACCGGCTGTTGCCGCGCGACGACCGCTACCGGCACGCGCACGGCTCGGCCGGACACGGCGCCGACCACGTGTTGCCGGCGATCGTCTCGCCGTCGGTGACGCTGCCGGTCGCGGCCGGCGAGCCGCAGCTGGGGACCTGGCAAAGCGTTGTTTTGGTCGACCTCAACCGGGACAACCCGCGGCGCTCGGTGCGGTTGAGCTTTTTGGAGGGTTAG
- a CDS encoding replication-associated recombination protein A: MSEAVSDGLFDLPGESRTANDALGVSAGAPLAVRMRPASLDEVVGQDHLLAPGSPLRRLVEGSGVASAILYGPPGSGKTTLAALVSQATGRRFEALSALSAGVKDVRAVIDSARRALLAGEQTVLFIDEVHRFSKTQQDALLSAVENRVVLLVAATTENPSFSVVAPLLSRSLILQLRPLTADDIRVVVQRAIDDSRGLGGQIGVQPEAVDLLVQLAAGDARRALTALEVAAETVEAGGELTVAAVEQSLDKAAVRYDRDGDQHYDVISAFIKSMRGSDVDAALHYLARMLVAGEDPRFIARRLMILASEDIGMADPTALQIAVAAAQTVALIGMPEAQLTLAHATIHLATAPKSNAVTTALAAAMNDIKAGRAGLVPAHLRDGHYSGAAALGNAQGYKYAHDHPDGVVAQQYPPDELADVDYYRPTGRGVEREITGRLERLRAIIRRKRG, encoded by the coding sequence ATGTCTGAAGCCGTGTCCGACGGTCTGTTTGACCTGCCCGGCGAGTCGCGGACGGCCAACGACGCCCTGGGCGTGTCGGCCGGTGCGCCGCTGGCGGTGCGGATGCGCCCGGCATCGCTGGACGAAGTCGTCGGGCAGGACCACTTGCTGGCGCCCGGGTCGCCGCTGCGCCGCTTGGTCGAGGGCTCGGGGGTGGCCTCGGCCATCCTGTACGGCCCCCCGGGAAGCGGCAAGACGACGTTGGCGGCGCTGGTCTCCCAAGCGACCGGCCGCCGGTTCGAAGCCCTATCGGCGCTGTCGGCCGGGGTCAAAGACGTCCGCGCGGTCATCGACAGCGCGCGCCGGGCGCTGCTTGCCGGCGAGCAGACGGTGCTGTTCATCGACGAGGTGCACCGGTTCTCCAAAACCCAGCAGGACGCGTTGCTGTCCGCGGTGGAGAACCGGGTGGTGTTGCTGGTGGCCGCGACGACCGAAAATCCGTCGTTCTCGGTGGTGGCGCCGTTGCTGTCGCGGTCGCTGATCCTGCAGCTGCGCCCGCTGACGGCCGACGACATCCGCGTCGTGGTGCAGCGCGCGATCGACGATTCGCGGGGCCTGGGCGGCCAGATCGGCGTGCAACCCGAGGCCGTCGACCTGCTGGTGCAATTGGCCGCGGGCGATGCCCGCCGCGCGCTGACCGCGCTGGAAGTCGCCGCCGAAACCGTCGAGGCGGGCGGCGAGCTGACGGTCGCGGCCGTCGAGCAATCACTGGACAAAGCCGCCGTGCGCTACGACCGCGACGGCGATCAGCACTACGACGTCATCAGCGCGTTCATCAAATCGATGCGCGGCTCCGACGTCGACGCGGCGCTGCACTATCTGGCCCGCATGCTCGTCGCGGGGGAGGATCCGCGATTCATCGCGCGGCGGCTGATGATCCTGGCCAGCGAGGACATCGGCATGGCCGACCCGACGGCGCTGCAGATCGCGGTCGCCGCCGCGCAGACGGTGGCGCTGATCGGCATGCCCGAAGCGCAACTGACGTTGGCGCACGCCACGATTCACCTGGCGACCGCGCCGAAGTCGAACGCGGTGACCACCGCACTGGCCGCGGCGATGAACGACATCAAGGCGGGTAGGGCTGGCCTGGTGCCTGCCCATCTGCGCGACGGCCACTACTCGGGAGCGGCCGCACTCGGCAATGCGCAGGGCTACAAATACGCCCACGACCACCCGGATGGCGTTGTCGCGCAACAATATCCGCCGGACGAGCTGGCGGACGTCGACTACTACCGGCCCACCGGTCGCGGCGTCGAACGCGAGATCACCGGGCGCCTGGAGCGGTTGCGCGCGATCATCCGCCGCAAGCGCGGCTAG